The Anabas testudineus chromosome 5, fAnaTes1.2, whole genome shotgun sequence region GAAGGAGTAGGAGTTCACATAGCCATTCTAGGTCTCAGTCACGGTAAGTCCAGGGCTGGGCTTCAATACTTGTCTGAAAACTGGGGAAGtactttctttatttatctgctgaTGTCATTTTATAAATCATTACCCCCCCTTCTTTTCCAGTTCTCGGTCTCGCAGTAAGCGCAGGTCTCCCTCCAGGTCAGGACGGAAGACACGCTCCAAATCGAAGAGAAAGTCTAGCCACTCTAAATCCCCTGAGAAGCCTTGCTCACGCAACCGCAAATCACACAGTCCTTCTAAAAGCAAGAAGTCCCGCTCTGGCTCCGACCCTCGCAAGTCTCGGTCAAAGAGCAGATCCAAAGTCAGAACAAAGCGTGAGTCCAGAAGCCGCTCTAAAGACAAATCTTCCAGCAAGAAGTCCCGAAGCCGCTCACGTTCCCGCTCAGAGAGCAGAAACCACAAACCTGGCTCAAAATCTCCTCCAGGCAAAGACCGTCAGCTCTCCAAGTCCCCAACCAAGTGCTCTGCTTCAGGTGCCAGGTCTCGCTCTAGATCCAGGTCCGCCTCCCAAGATTGACCATTTATGTAACAGTGTACTCATCAAAATGTAATGATAGAATACTTCCCAGACCTGTGTTTGAGATGTTTACAGATGAAAAAgaatttgtactttttttgatttgattgatgAATCTATATTTTCTTggttttgagttttttttgtaGCATAATTATCAAGGATGTGTAACCTGTAGTAActgtttaactgtatttatcAGGCTTTCATAGTCTACCTGTACTATTTCAGTCCAGCCACTATCAATAGGGCGTAGGTTGCTTTTGATTcaaagtgcccatattatgcgCCTTTTGGGACTTAAAAAGCATGTCCCTGGAGTCCCCAAAATATGCctgtacattttcatgctgAAAAACCAGAACTTTACACGCACATGcgcaaaaacaaacaaaacaaaacacttggtGTTTGTAACACTTACAGCTTCAAACTTTGACACCCTAGTTTAGGTCACTGACCGTCAGAATCAGTCAATCTTTGAGCTTTTGAGAATTTTGCACTCTCACCCAAGCACAAATATACTGGTGTGTCAACTCGTGTGAAGACTGTTTTCTCAAAACCAAATAAATCCATAGTTTGTTAAGATCCTGGGAGGATgggaagaagaacagagactTCTGTGTTCATCCATACATCCAAAATGTCAGCATTTCCCGCACCGTGTGCTCTACTGctactgttttgctgtttgcagaATGAGTCTGacagtgaggaaaaacaaaagcagactGAGTTTTTGGCTGAGGTTGTTGTGGGCAGTTTTAGGCCCAAGCCTGAGGAGGGATTGAGTCTCTGAAACCTCctgtgcacattttaaattggacaaaggacaaaggacaaaacaggaaaatgtagaTAAAAAGACAGAAGGCACTTTTAACATTCTTGGTGTGTCTGTATGCATATGGGAGTCATAGGACTGTGGGACTGTCTAAAAAGTTTGCATATTATGGGCTCTTTAAgtccaaataaaaacatgtaacagTCCAAAGTAATATAGATTCCCAGTTTGCATGTTGTGATATTTTTTAGCTGTTTAATATCCCTGATCTTCCTTTTGTGAATTACATTTTGAAGCATCTGCACCATTTGTTTCTAATGTCATTGaaataaataaccttttttttttatctgactcTTAATTTCTTATAAATATGAACATATTTTGCAAGGGAGCATGCTCTCCTTAGTACAACAGCTGACAGAGGCAAAACTCAAGTTATGTAACATgtacagttctttttatggttttcagatgggagggagatgtttttctgtttgtaactaAAGTCGTAACATGGCAGTTGTGACGTTGCAGTTAACAACACTGCATAGTAAGCAAGTAAAGAATATAGTGTAAGTATTAGCATATAGTAATCAGTACTGATCATCATatgaactgaatgaatgaacagtCTGTTAGTATATAAATGATCATGATAAGACAacatagtatatatatatatatatatatatatatatatatatatatatatatatatatatatatatatatatatatatatatatagtatatttagCAATAGCACCAAATTCAATTGTGTTTAAACCTTTGTACTTTAATAATTGAATTACCTTTCTAGAGCATGCACATAATTCATCTTTGTATGCATATAGTGGagtatttgcagtatttttttaGCGAAGCACTAGTACTTTATCTAGAGTACTGAGCTGGTTTACTACCTTTTGGTAGATGGAGCTTCGTCACACTGCAGTACTATGTCGTTGCTATGTGGTTAGCGCCCTTGGTTACCATCTGCCCCATAATGCATTTCTCCTTAGACACTTTTGAGGTAGCGTTAGCTAGAGAAAAGCTAACCTAAGTTAAATACAAGTTAGATAGGATATTATAGGGGAACACCTACCTCGGTTTTGTGTTTACCCAGACTagtggaaaagagaaacattgAAGTCGTTCAACGAACGTTAACGTAAGGTAACGACACCAAGACATTGGCTACACGGCGAAGCTAGCTTCTTAGCTATGTTTTCTAACAGGATCGTATGACGATGGATACCAAATCAGTTAGTATAGTGACTAAATATTACAACGTTTGCAAGTACAAAGGTAGTTATTTTGCAAGTTGCAAGACAACTATTTACGCGAATATCCATAGCCGGTGTATAACTGTCATAATCAGTTGCATGGTACTTTACATGATAGTATCTATTAGGGGCAGTTCACGGGTATTGATGTGGAACTGGcgtcatcttgaaatatgtaatgataatgataataaaaatgtgtttctaggTGTATGGATGCATATATTATTAATCAATAATGGAGAAGGAGCAGCACAATTCCGTGGTCTTCAATGCTTCTAAAAGAGAACTTTTTACCACCAACAATGGTTACAAATCCGTACAGAAGAGACTAAGGGCTCAATGGAAAATCCAAAGGTAAGGCGTTGTGGTATAACactaaaatatctcaaataGATGTCTGTAGCTACTTGCTGTGGCTTAACTACCAAAACTCTCATAGTTTACAGagttgtaaataaatacattttcccaCAGTATGAAAGAAGAACTGTGTTTAGAGAGGCTGAAGGGTGTGAAGTTGTGGATTACTGCAGGCCCAAGGGAGAAGTTCACAGCATCAGAGGTGATGTATTGCTTGTCTGCTTaaatatgtcatttatttaattttcacactTGTGTGATGTAACACAAGAAAGGTGCTTAAGAAAGGTGAAGTGGCAAGCTTCAAATCCAAGCCAAAATGCTGCTTCTACATTTTCATGCTCGGGTTTTCACACTTGTCACGTTATTTCAGCTGGAGGTACTGAAGCAATACCTGGATGGAGGAGGAAACATCCTGGTCATGCttggtgaaggaggagaaatgaaatATGACACCAATATCAACTTTCTCCTGGAGGAATTTGGAGTTATGGTCAACAATGGTGCCTAGAGAAATTTGTTGTGATCAAATATCTATGCAGATGggtattttacagtttaatttaatcatgtcctgttttctttctgtccacCACCGCTGCAGATTCTGTTGTGAGGAATGTGTATTACAAATATTTCCACCCAAAGGAGGCACTTGTGTCCAATGGTGTATTGAACAGGTTTGTCATTTGtcctcacacaaacatgttttttgcagtatttttgtaaaaaaatatcagTTTCTGTATCTGATGTATCATAACATCTGTACTAAATGTACACTTCTAAAATTAATTTGTAAGCTGATGCACAGTTTTGTGCTCCTTTTTTGTCTAGGGAGATAAGTCGAGCTGCTGGTAAAGTGGTAACAGGAATAATTGAAGATGAAAATGTTGGAAACAATGCACAGTAAAggaatttcctttttttttcccatatcTGTTATGTTACATACACCATAATTAAAAGTTTGGGTGCTTGTTTTAAAAGAAttgctgttttttgtctttactcATGCAGAGCTCTGACATTTGTGTACCCATACGGTGCCACACTGAGTGTGATGAAACCTGCTGTGGCCGTTCTCTCAACTGGCTCAGTCTGCTTCCCCCTCAACAGGCCTGTCATGGCCTTCTATCATGGAAAGGTCAGAGGCAGTGTGTAGTTCTTAATTTTTCCCCCAAATTCTTCTGAATGTACATTAAAAGGCATCTCATGTCTTATGAAGGAGACCGGCAAACTGGTTGTGCTGGGATCCTGCCACATGTTCAGTGACCAGTACATGGACAAAGAGGAGAACAGTAGAATCATGGTAAGATTGTTTTTGTAACAGATTATGGATGAGAATTTAGTCCCAAAATGTATGAAATTTGAGCATCAGTGATTGTGTAACAGCCTCCCATACTTTATTCCAGGATGTCGTCCTCCAGTGGCTCATGACTGACAACATTCAGCTGAATCAGATTGATGCAGAGGACCCAGAGGTGAGAAAGTGTGCTTCACACTATATTGATTCACAaatattgtcttttaaatgagCTGATCTTTGTAGCTGGTCCTTTTCTCCCCTAGATTACAGATTACACCATGTTGCCAGACACAGGATGCTTGTCAGAACAGCTGAGAGTGTGCTTACAAGAGGGTGATGAAAACCCTAAGGACTTCACATCTCTCTTTGACAtgtctttgtttaatttgtcaaCCGACACATTACCACAAGTTATCAGGTGAGACTGCAAAATTAGGCCTGAGTACATTATCCCACCATTACTGCCATTTTTCCTCATAACTTATACAAGACCTTTTTTCCTGCAGCGCGTACAAACAGCTCAATGTCAAAGACGAGCCACTTCAGCTGATTGCACCACAGTTTGAGACTCCTCTGCCACAGCTTCAACCTGCAGTAAATTTCCAATCTTGCATTTTTGTTCATCATTCAAGCCTACAGTCATATGCAacctaaacaacaacaacaacaacaacaacaacaagtctAAGTTTAAAACCAAAAATGGACATTTTGCCTTAGGTTTTTCCACCTGCCTTAAGTGATCTGCCGCCACCCATGCTGGACCTGTTTGACCTAgatgaaatgttttcatctgaGAAAGTGCGCCTAGCACAGCTTACCAATAAATGTAAGTTTACtacttgggggggggggggtatcaACAGCTTAAATTTCGATAGATTAAAGTACTGTGTTGTATTCACAGGTACAGATGATGACCTTGAATTCTATGTGCGGAAATGTGGTGAAATTCTGGGAGTGACTCCGAAGCTGGATAAAGATCACAGGGATGCCAAGCACATCTTGGAACATATTTTCTTCCAAGTTGTAGAATTCAAGAAACTCAATCAGGTGAAACTCAATCAGGTGCCCTCAAGTCTCCAAcaactttatgttttaatattgtaaTTTATCTAAAAGTGAATTTCTCCCTCACAGGAGCATGATATCGACACAGACACACGATTCACTCCCCTGTGAATTGGATGCAAGCACCATGTGTAATATTTTCAAATCCTGCCTTTAATCTGTGTACCACCACTAAACAGATGCCAAGTATATTCTGCAGTAGAGAGATGAAGACTGTTGTGGACTAAAAGGTATCAACATGGTAGTTGTGTGTTTAGAAACTGTATAAAAGTTaattttttacctttttcacagataaatgtaatattagAAGATACACTTGAATAAAGTctgatacttttatttaaatattcatttctttaaaaaccttgttaaattaaaacaggCCTTGAG contains the following coding sequences:
- the ift52 gene encoding intraflagellar transport protein 52 homolog, yielding MEKEQHNSVVFNASKRELFTTNNGYKSVQKRLRAQWKIQSMKEELCLERLKGVKLWITAGPREKFTASELEVLKQYLDGGGNILVMLGEGGEMKYDTNINFLLEEFGVMVNNDSVVRNVYYKYFHPKEALVSNGVLNREISRAAGKVVTGIIEDENVGNNAQALTFVYPYGATLSVMKPAVAVLSTGSVCFPLNRPVMAFYHGKETGKLVVLGSCHMFSDQYMDKEENSRIMDVVLQWLMTDNIQLNQIDAEDPEITDYTMLPDTGCLSEQLRVCLQEGDENPKDFTSLFDMSLFNLSTDTLPQVISAYKQLNVKDEPLQLIAPQFETPLPQLQPAVFPPALSDLPPPMLDLFDLDEMFSSEKVRLAQLTNKCTDDDLEFYVRKCGEILGVTPKLDKDHRDAKHILEHIFFQVVEFKKLNQEHDIDTDTRFTPL